The Garra rufa chromosome 23, GarRuf1.0, whole genome shotgun sequence genome includes a region encoding these proteins:
- the spp1 gene encoding osteopontin, which translates to MKTVIVLTLLIATVFCLPVKRSASSSESSEELVAAQRPPPILRKAAAVMFKAEPTQTTPAESNESTDSEDDSEDADEESKTDEKEEDNDTDSSESESGETATTAVPSTIEPSLDPIINTGRGDSMGYPSDYKKTIIYVDAKDVEKIASPYKSFSSDKLGGLTFVSKKSSAYDDQSINDVEKEIKLYKALQVHDTLLEDEDTSTPEVQNMEPNGRQAPLGSQEVIPSGNQDATVSDSEGASAGDSASASASQEQNEAESDSSPSSEETTATPGAADSDEDSSQSTESQESNSDEVNTQTTDATVIIAK; encoded by the exons ATGAAGACTGTTATCGTTTTAACCCTCCTCATCGCCACAGTCTTCTGTCTACCT GTGAAGCGCTCAGCGAGCAGCTCAGAGAGCTCTGAAGAACTTGTGGCTGCTCAACGG CCACCTCCTATTCTACGAAAAGCTGCTGCTGTTATGTTCAAGGCAGAACCTACACAG ACCACGCCAGCAGAATCCAATGAAAGCACAGACAGTGAAGATGACAGTGAG GATGCAGATGAGGAATCTAAAACAGATGAGAAGGAAGAGGATAAC GATACTGATTCCAGTGAGAGTGAATCTGGAGAAACTGCGACCACCGCTGTCCCATCCACAATTGAACCCTCGCTGGACCCGATCATCAACACAGGCCGGGGAGACAGCATGGGCTACCCTAGCGACTACAAAAAAACCATCATCTATGTGGACGCAAAAGACGTCGAAAAAATAGCTTCCCCATACAAGTCCTTCAGCAGCGACAAGTTGGGCGGCTTGACATTCGTGAGCAAGAAGTCATCTGCCTACGATGACCAGAGTATCAATGATGTGGAGAAAGAGATTAAACTGTACAAG GCTCTGCAGGTGCATGATACTCTTCTGGAGGATGAGGACACCAGCACGCCAGAGGTGCAGAACATGGAGCCTAACGGCCGCCAGGCTCCTCTGGGAAGCCAAGAGGTCATTCCCTCCGGAAACCAGGATGCTACAGTGTCAGACAGTGAGGGGGCAAGTGCTGGCGACAGCGCAAGTGCCAGTGCCAGCCAGGAGCAAAATGAAGCCGAGTCAGATAGCAGCCCAAGCAGCGAGGAGACCACAGCCACGCCTGGAGCCGCAGACAGCGATGAAGACTCCTCACAGAGCACAGAGAGCCAGGAGAGCAATTCAGATGAAGTGAACACTCAGACCACCGACGCAACCGTTATCATAGCAAAGTAA